The following is a genomic window from Lysinibacillus sp. JNUCC-52.
ACCGACTCCGTGACCATATCCTTTCGTTGCTACTTGAACTTTTCCTGTGTCCTTACTATAGGTAATCTTAAAATCTGTCGACGGTAATTGTAAGAGTGTTCGAACCTCTCTCCCAGACCACACGTTGTTCCCCATTTGTAGCCGCTCTACACGTCCTGAATCATTAAGGAACACTTGAATACGATTAAAATCTGCCGCCTGCCATTTAATCGACCATAAGGCATTCCATTCGGCTAATGTCCATTCTTCTATTGTTGCAAACTTTGGAGAAGTTTGATCGGATATACTTGCGACGCTTTGTAAATATGGCAAGTCGTTACCACTGTAGCCATAAGCACTCTCTGTTTTTCCATTGCTCGTTGAGTGAAACATTGCCGTGATTAATTCATTATCATATAGAAGAACTTGTCCTTGAGTTTCTGTAATAGCTTCGACAATTTTCTTTTCATTTCCCGGGAAATTGCTAGTCCAATTTGCTTTTCTTTGTTCCTTATTATAGAAAACTTGCCTTGCAACAGTAGGTGCAATGGCATTCTTGCCGTAATTTGTCGTTTTCAGAGCATATGTCCTTGCAGCAATTGCTTGTGCTTTTAAAGCTTCCTTATGGAAAGAAACAGGCATTTCAGCTGCAACTACACCAACTATATACGTTTCTAAAGGAATTCTTTCTTGTTGTCCCTCCACTTCTATGAATATTTCACAGGCTTTTTCCGTCGTTTGTGGAGCTTTAACATTGTCTTCTGTTCGTCTCTCACTGAATGCTAAAGGCAGCATATATAATGTGCCAATTAAACAAATAACAGCAATACTCATTATCCATTTTTTCATAAGGAATAATATGCGAGATTTCTTTAATATATGAGTGTTCTACTAAACGTAAAAGTCTCATTATCTTGTTTTAAAGAGTAGATTTCGATTTAATAACAAAAAATCTCTTTGCTTATCATAAGCAAAGAGATTTCATTAGCGTTAGTTTGTTGGTAATTCCAAAGATGCTTTTTCTTTTTGTACAACTTCCATCGTTGTTACACGTTCAATATTAGCGCCAAGTGAAGCTAATTTCCCATGGAAATCTACATAACCACGATCTAAGTGATGAAGCTTTGTAACTCTCGTAATACCTTCTGATACAAGACCAGCTAAAATTAATGCAGCGGCAGCTCGTAAATCTGTAGCCATTACCTCAGCTCCCTGTAAGTCTACAGGTCCTTCGATAAAGACAGAGCGGCCTTCTATTTTTGCGCCTGCATTCATGCGACGAAACTCTTCTACGTGCATAAAACGGTTTTCAAAAACAGTTTCGGTAATAATACTCGTACCTTCTGCAGTTAACATTAATGCCATCATTTGTGATTGCATATCCGTTGGGAATCCTGGATGTGGCATTGTTTTAATGTCTACAGCTTTTAATGTACTTGGTACATGTACGCGTATACCTTCATCTAGCTCTGTAATTTCTACGCCCATTTCACGCATTTTAGCTATTAGAGCCGTCATATGCTCAGGCACAGCATTTTCTATCGTTACATCACCTTTTGTTATCGCAGCAGCTACCATAAATGTACCTGCCTCTATACGGTCTGGTATAATGTGATGTTCAATTCCATATAATGTGTCGACACCTTCTATACGAATCGTATTCGTACCTGCACCAATAACACGGCCTCCCATACTATTAATGAAGTTAGCAAGATCTACGATTTCAGGTTCTTTTGCTGCATTTTCAATAACAGTCGTTCCTTTTGCTAGAGATGCTGCTGTCATAATATTTTCTGTAGCTCCAACACTTGGGAAATCTAAATACACATTCGCACCTTGTAAACGACCCTCTACCTTCGCTTCCACATACCCGTGCCCAAATGAAATTTTTGCACCCATTGCCTCAAAGCCTTTTAAATGTAATTCTATTGGACGTGAACCGATTGCACAACCACCCGGTAAAGCTACACGTGCAAAGCCATTACGAGCAAGTAAAGAGCCCATTACTAAAATTGATGCACGCATTTTACTAACAAATTCAAATTGAGCTTCACTTGAAAGATCCTTTGTTGCGTCTATATATACAATATTGTCTTCTGGTATATATGTAACATCAGCGTTTAGACTTTTTAGTACTTCATTTATGGTATAAACATCTGCTAAATTAGGGACTTCTTTAATTACATTTTCTCCTTTTGAAGCAAGTAAAGCTGCTGCCAGGATTGGTAACACTGCATTTTTTGCGCCCTCTACACGAACTTTTCCCTGTAGCTTTTGGCCGCCAGTCACTATAATTTTATCCACCCTACGTCCCTCCGAATTCAATCTCTTAACCTATCGAAAATTTATTTTAAAAAAAGATGTATAATGTCATAATCAGTAAACAAACAACTTTATAGTACAACTTTTCACACGCTCGTTCAAGCGTCCAAATCACTATTTTAATGCATTTATTGATATTTTGCTATTTATTTATTGTACGCATTATTTTTTTTTTTGTGAATGACCAATAACACGGTAAAAAATGTAATTCTCTTATACATAATGAAAGTTCGTGACTAAAATATATCCGTTTATATGGATTGCTAAACCTCTTTTGTACATATTTCAAAGGACCACATAAGTTATCTTATGGAGCCCTTCGAAATATGTACCTATAAAGTTATGCTTCCGTCTACGTATTATGTTTATCTCGCTAAATTTAAAATAAGTACGGAAGTTTTCCAGACCAGCTTGAAATTTGAAGAAAGAAATTAGAAACTGCTGTGCCTATCGCAATGCTTAACAAAATATAGATCAACTGTATTTGAAATACTTTATTTTTCTTAAATAGTTTTTCTAACATGAAGGCTTGCAAAGCGTAAAATGTGATAGCAATAAAAAATAGATGCGATAGAATTCCCATTAAAGCTTCTTGCCCTACTGCTTCATAAATTTCCACATCGTGTTCCTCCATTTAAAAAACGGGCAGATATTGAATCTGCCCGTTAAAAATTGAATTAGATATTACCCTCATGAACGTTGATACGATTCAACGCACGTTTTAATGCTAGGTCAGCACGTTTGAAATCAATGTTATCTTGTTTGCTTTGAATTCGTCCTTCAGCACGTTTAACGGCTTCTTTAGCACGTTGAACATCGATATCTTCAGCAATTTCAGCAGAAGGTGCTAAAATTGAGATCTTTTCTGGACGAACTTCAATGAAACCACCGCTTACAGCTACAACTTCAGTAGAACCGTCTTCTTTTTTCAGCTTCACTGCACCAATTGCAAGTGGAGCAACCATTGGAATATGGCCAGCAAGAACACCAATCTCACCAGAAGTTGTTTTCGCGATTACCATTGATACTTCAGAATCGTATACTGGGCCGTCGGGAGTGACAATATTGACTGTAACTGTCTTCATATTTTTTCCTCCTCGTCCCTAGTATTAAACCTCTACGCCCATGCTTTTCGCTTTTTCAACTACTTCTTCAATAGAACCAACTAAACGGAAAGCATCTTCTGGTAGGTGATCGTGTTTACCATCAAGGATTTCCTTGAATGAACGAACCGTTTCTTTAACAGGAACGTAAGAACCTTTTTGACCAGTGAATTGTTCCGCAACGTGGAAGTTTTGAGATAAGAAGAATTGAATACGACGAGCACGTTCAACTGTTTGTTTATCTTCATCAGATAACTCATCCATACCTAAGATAGCAATGATATCTTGTAATTCACGGTAACGTTGGATTGTACGTTGTACGCCAGTTGCTACTGCGTAGTGCTCAGCGCCTACGATTTCTGGTGATAATGCACGAGAAGTCGAAGCTAATGGGTCAACCGCAGGGTAGATACCCATTTCAGATAATTTACGCTCAAGGTTAGTAGTTGCATCTAAGTGGGCGAAAGTTGTAGCTGGAGCCGGGTCAGTATAGTCATCGGCTGGTACATAGATCGCTTGAATAGAAGTTACAGATCCTTTGTTAGTAGATGTGATACGTTCTTGTAATTTACCCATTTCAGTAGCAAGTGTTGGTTGGTAACCTACCGCAGAAGGCATACGACCTAATAGGGCAGAAACCTCTGAACCTGCTTGTGTGAAACGGAAGATATTGTCGATGAATAAAAGTACGTCTGCACCTTGCTCATCACGGAAGTATTCTGCCATTGTAAGACCAGTTAAAGCTACACGCATACGTGCGCCTGGTGGCTCGTTCATTTGACCGAATACCATCGCTGTTTGCTTGATAACGCCTGAATCGCTCATCTCGAAGAATAAGTCGTTCCCTTCACGAGTACGCTCACCTACACCAGCGAATACAGAGATACCTGAGTGCTCTTGTGCGATGTTGTTGATTAATTCTTGGATTAATACAGTTTTACCTACACCTGCACCACCGAATAGACCGATTTTACCACCTTTAATATATGGTGCTAATAAGTCTACTACTTTGATACCTGTTTCAAGGATTTCAACTGAAGTTGAAAGCTCATCGAAAGTTGGTGCTTCGCGGTGAATTGAATCACGACGAGCATCAGCTGGAATTTCTTCACCTAAGTCGATTACTTCTCCTAATACGTTGAATACACGACCAAGAGTCACTTCACCAACTGGTACTGAGATAGCTTTTCCTGAGTCTGTTACTTCTGCTCCACGTTGTAAGCCATCAGTAGATGACATTGCAATTGTACGAACAGAATCATCACCTAAATGAAGTGCAACTTCTAATGCAAGAGTTGTTGGTTCTTCATTAGGACGTTCAATCTTAACTGTTAATGAGTTATAGATTGCTGGTAATTGGCCATTGTCGAATTTTACGTCAACAACTGGACCCATTACTTGAATAACATGTCCTTTATTCATTACTGTGTACCCTCCTATCGTATTCTTATACGACATTGGTGAGCTGAGCCTATTCTAAGGCTGCAGCCCCACCAACGATTTCTGTAATTTCTTGTGTAATTGCTGCTTGACGTGCACGGTTATATTGCAATGAAAGATCTCCGATAAGATCAGATGCGTTATCAGTTGCATTTTTCATAGCAGTCATACGAGAAGCATGTTCACTTGCTTTTCCATCTAATAATGCGCCGTAAACTAGGCTTTCCGCATATTGTGGAAGTAATACTTCAAGAATTGCTTCACCAGATGGCTCGAATTCATAAGAAGCTTTACTGCTTACAGTTGCAATATCAGTTAATGGAAGAAGTTTTTTCTCTGTCACTTCATTAGCGATAGCGCTAACAAAGTGATTGTAGTACATATAAAGCTCATCATACGTACCGTCAATGAACATACCAACAGCATTACGAGCGATTTCTTTAATATCAGCAAATGACGGTTGGTCAGGAAGAGCAACTACACTGCTAATAACATTATGATCACGTTTCACAAAGTAATCACGAACAACACGACCTACTGCTAACACAACGTATTCGTCTTTTGATTTATGACGCTCGTTGATTGTACGTTGCACTTGACGAAGGATACTTGAGTTGTAAGCACCTGCAAGACCACGGTCAGAACCAATGACTAAGTAAGCTGTTTTCTTAACAGGACGTGCAGTTAACATTGGATGTCCACTGTCTTTTGTACCTGAAGCGATAGCGCCTACTACGTCCTGAATTTTTTCCATGTAAGGAACGTAAGCTTTAGCGTTTTGCTCTGCACGACGTAACTTTGAAGAAGAAACCATCTGCATCGCTTTCGTAATTTGTTTCGTACTCTTTGTTGAATTAATACGACCTTTTATTTCGCGTAAGTTTACCACTGGTATTTCACCACCTTTTGTTTTTTAATCAAGCGACTATTTTTCTTACTTATTCTGATTTAGCGAAAGTTTTTTTGAATGCAGTTAAAGCTGCTACGTATTCCGCGTCAGGAGCAAGTTCTTTAGTAGTACGAACATGATCTAAAACGTTTGTGTGGTTTGTATCTAACCAGCTTAAGAATTCAGATTCAAAACGAACGATATCTTGAACTGGAATATCATCTAAGTGACCTTTAGTTAATGCATAAAGGATTGCAACTTGTTTTTCAACTTTAAGTGGTTTGTTTAGGTCTTGTTTAAGAACTTCAACCGTACGTTTACCACGCTCAAGTTTAGCAAGTGTGATTTTATCTAAATCTGAACCGAATTGAGCGAAAGATTCAAGCTCACGGAATGCAGCTAAGTCAAGACGTAGTGTACCCGCAACTTTTTTCATCGCTTTAATTTGAGCAGATCCACCTACACGTGATACAGAAAGACCGGCGTTAATCGCTGGACGTACACCTGAGTTGAATAAGTCAGATTGTAAGAAAATTTGTCCATCAGTGATTGAGATAACGTTAGTTGGGATGTATGCAGAGATATCCCCAGCTTGTGTCTCAACGAATGGAAGAGCTGTGATTGAACCATTTTGATATGTTTCATTTAACTTCGCAGCACGTTCTAATAAGCGGCTGTGTAAGTAGAAAACGTCACCAGGGTAAGCTTCACGACCTGGAGGACGGCGTAGAAGAAGTGAAAGTTCACGGTAAGCTGATGCTTGTTTAGAAAGATCATCATACACGATTAATACGTGTTTACCTTGTAACATGAATTCCTCTGCCATAGATACACCAGCGAATGGTGCTAAGAATAATAATGGAGCTGGTTGAGAAGCTGATGCTGTCACAACGATTGTGTAATCTAAAGCGCCATGTTTACGGAAAGTTTCTACTACACCACGTACAGTAGATTCTTTTTGACCAATTGCAACATAGATACAGATCATGTTTTGGTCATTTTGGTTAAGGATTGTATCGATTGCTACAGATGTTTTACCAACTTGGCGGTCACCAATGATTAACTCACGTTGACCACGACCGATTGGTACAAGTGCGTCAATCGCTTTGATACCAGTTTGTAGTGGTTCGTGTACTGATTTACGAGCCATTACACCGAAAGCTGGGCTTTCGATTGGACGAGATTTAGTTGTGTTGATTGGACCTTGTCCATCCACTGGTTGACCTAGTGGGTTTACAACACGGCCAATTAGTTCTTCACCAACTGGTACTTCCATAATACGACCTGTACGACGAACTTCATCGCCTTCTTTGATGTCTGTGTATGGACCTAAGATAACGATACCAACGTTACCTTCTTCTAGGTTTTGAGCCATACCCATAACACCGTTAGAGAACTCTAGAAGCTCTCCAGCCATGGCGTTGTCGAGGCCATGAGCAAGAGCGATACCGTCACCAATACGGATAACTGTACCAACTTCGCTTACTTTAAGTTCAGATTCATAATTCTCAATCTGTTGTTTAATCAGACTGCTGATTTCTTCAGCCTTGATGCCCATGTATGTCACCTCTCACATTTCTAAATTATTAACCGATTAATTCACGTTTTAGACGCTCAAGTTTATTCACTACTGAGCTATCATAAATATGGTTACCGATTTGAACACGAATACCACCTATTAATGAAGGATCGATTTCGTTTGTAATGTTTAATGATTGTTTCCCAACAAGTTTAGAGAATGCCGCAGAAATTTTAGCGCTTTCTTCAGCAGAAAGTTCACGAGTTGAGAATACAGTTGCATCTGCAGAACCTTGTGCCTGTGCAGCAAGCTCAGCATATGCGTTTGCAATTAGCTTCACTTCGTTTACACGTTTTTTCTCTACAAGTAGTTGAACTGTGTGTAAAACTTCTGGCGTTGCACTTGCAAAGATTTCAGCTACCATTTGTTTCTTGCGTTCGATAGAGAACTTAGGCGCGTTTAAAAGTGTTAAAAAATCAGGAGATTGTGTAACAACTTTTGTTAACTCGTTTAAGTCTGCCCCAACTTCTGCAAGAATATTTTTTTGTTGCGCAATTTCAAATAGAGCTTGAGCGTAACGCTTTGCTACAGTTGAATTACTCATTGAGCTTCCCCTGCCTTCGCAATCGTCTCTTCAATTAGAGCACGGTTGTCTGCCTCAGAAATCTCTTTGCTAAGGACTTTAGATGCTGCAAGTACAGATAATGAAACGACTTCATCACGTACAGCTGCGATAGCCTTTTCTTTTTCAGACTCGATTTCACGTAAAGCCGATTCTTTTAAGCGGTTAGCTTCATTGCGAGCTGCTGTAAGAATTTCTTCTTTTTGCATTTCGCCTTGCTTCTTAGCACCCTCAACAATCGATTGTGCTTCCGTACGAGCTTCTTTAAGAAGACTTTTTTGTTCTTCTAAAAATTTGTGCGAATCTTTACGAGCTTTTTCAGCTGCTTCGATCTCACTAGCTACTAATTCTTCACGTTGTTGCATAATGCCCATTAATGGACCCCAAGCGAACTTTTTAAGTAGAAGCATTAATACTAAGAAGATGACTAATGTTGAGACGATATCTCCACCATTAAATCCTCCACCTGCACCTAGTACAAGATTGTCTAAAAACACGATTGTTTCACTCCCTTCAAGAGCTTTAACTTCAACATATTAGTTTGTAATACTTAAAAACTTACCTATTTTAAAAAGCTATATTTGCACATAGCTTTTATCAGTTCCAAAATGAAGGGCGAAGTTTCATCTGGAGAATCCTGCTTCGCCACTAGTAAAATTCAGTATACAACTGAATTATTTGTTCATTACGATGAATGCTACTACTACTGCGATGATCGGTAATGCTTCAACTAATGCAACCCCGATGAACATAGTAGTTTGAAGAACGCCACGAGCTTCTGGTTGGCGAGCGATACCTTCAACTGTTTTTGATACGATAAGACCGTTACCAATACCTGCACCAAGTGCACCTAAACCGATTGCGATTGCTGCTGCTAATAAACCTAATGAACCTGTCATTTTAAAATTTCCTCCTTGGAATTGTTTGTTTTTTTGGTTCAAGCATAAATTTTATGCTTTATATTAATGGTCATCGCTCACTTTATGAGCCATGTAAACCATTGTTAACATTGTGAAGATAAAGGCTTGGATAAAGCCGATGAAAATAGAGAAACCTTGCCATGCCATCATAGGAACAATTGCACCTACGAACCCTAAAGGACCTGATACGGCTAAACCTGCGATTAATGCAAGTAAAATTTCACCTGCATAAATGTTACCGTAAAGACGCAGACCTAATGTTAAAGTGTTCGCAAACTCTTCAATAATTTTTAGTGGGAACATAAATGACATTGGTTTGAAGAACGTACCAACATAATGGCCTGTACCCTTCATTTTGATACCATAGTATTGAGATAATACTAAAATCATTGTTGCAAGAGTCATTGTAACCGTTGGGTCAGCTGTTGGCGATTTCCACCAAAGTTCATGGTCATAGACGATAGAGAATGGAAGACCTAATAAGTTAGATACTGCGATAAACATAATAAGTGTGATACCTAGAATGTGGAATCGTCCACCAGTTTTCCAGTCCATGTTGCTTTTGATGATATTCTTTACGAAATCCATAATCCATTCCATAAAGTTTTGCATACCAGTCGGTTTTAACTTTAAGTTTCTAGTTGAGATAACAGCGATTAAAAATACGACTATTGCTGCAACTAGTAACATCATCACTGTAGATAAGTTAAATGTTAAAAAACCTATGGTTACTAACGGAGCTTCATGATTCATTGTTATTTTTCACCTCTCTTTCTAATAAAGCACAATTAGTGGTTCCTTACATGAGATACAATTCTCTCGACAAAGAGAACTACGTACGGAATCATTAGCCCTATGACCGTGCTAATCAAGTGAAAATAGTTTGGCAACGAAATGGCTATAGCGACTGCCGCTACACCTGATCCAAAACGCAGTGCTGTACCAAGTGAACCTATTTTCTTCCCTTCACTAATGGAACGATCAAACTTCTCCATACGGCGAACCAAAATCCAAAAATTATACGTACCAAAAAATGCACCGATTGCGATGCCCGCAAAAACTGTTTGAAAGGACGTAAAGCCCCAGCCTAATGCGCAAAGTGCGAGCAAAAAAAATAACGCTCTCTTCTGCACAGCAAAAATGTGATGCAAATCTAGCATTGGTTTGTAGTCTCCTGAATCATTTTTTCGAGTAAAGAAAACGTTTGCTGACCACTTTGTGAAATCAGAAAAGAGCAGTGAAAAACACTACTCACAGCGGAATAG
Proteins encoded in this region:
- the spoIID gene encoding stage II sporulation protein D, yielding MKKWIMSIAVICLIGTLYMLPLAFSERRTEDNVKAPQTTEKACEIFIEVEGQQERIPLETYIVGVVAAEMPVSFHKEALKAQAIAARTYALKTTNYGKNAIAPTVARQVFYNKEQRKANWTSNFPGNEKKIVEAITETQGQVLLYDNELITAMFHSTSNGKTESAYGYSGNDLPYLQSVASISDQTSPKFATIEEWTLAEWNALWSIKWQAADFNRIQVFLNDSGRVERLQMGNNVWSGREVRTLLQLPSTDFKITYSKDTGKVQVATKGYGHGVGMSQYGANAMATEGKTASEILHYYYQQVEIKKIDACLK
- the murA gene encoding UDP-N-acetylglucosamine 1-carboxyvinyltransferase, producing the protein MDKIIVTGGQKLQGKVRVEGAKNAVLPILAAALLASKGENVIKEVPNLADVYTINEVLKSLNADVTYIPEDNIVYIDATKDLSSEAQFEFVSKMRASILVMGSLLARNGFARVALPGGCAIGSRPIELHLKGFEAMGAKISFGHGYVEAKVEGRLQGANVYLDFPSVGATENIMTAASLAKGTTVIENAAKEPEIVDLANFINSMGGRVIGAGTNTIRIEGVDTLYGIEHHIIPDRIEAGTFMVAAAITKGDVTIENAVPEHMTALIAKMREMGVEITELDEGIRVHVPSTLKAVDIKTMPHPGFPTDMQSQMMALMLTAEGTSIITETVFENRFMHVEEFRRMNAGAKIEGRSVFIEGPVDLQGAEVMATDLRAAAALILAGLVSEGITRVTKLHHLDRGYVDFHGKLASLGANIERVTTMEVVQKEKASLELPTN
- a CDS encoding DUF1146 family protein, translating into MEIYEAVGQEALMGILSHLFFIAITFYALQAFMLEKLFKKNKVFQIQLIYILLSIAIGTAVSNFFLQISSWSGKLPYLF
- a CDS encoding F0F1 ATP synthase subunit epsilon, which gives rise to MKTVTVNIVTPDGPVYDSEVSMVIAKTTSGEIGVLAGHIPMVAPLAIGAVKLKKEDGSTEVVAVSGGFIEVRPEKISILAPSAEIAEDIDVQRAKEAVKRAEGRIQSKQDNIDFKRADLALKRALNRINVHEGNI
- the atpD gene encoding F0F1 ATP synthase subunit beta, with the translated sequence MNKGHVIQVMGPVVDVKFDNGQLPAIYNSLTVKIERPNEEPTTLALEVALHLGDDSVRTIAMSSTDGLQRGAEVTDSGKAISVPVGEVTLGRVFNVLGEVIDLGEEIPADARRDSIHREAPTFDELSTSVEILETGIKVVDLLAPYIKGGKIGLFGGAGVGKTVLIQELINNIAQEHSGISVFAGVGERTREGNDLFFEMSDSGVIKQTAMVFGQMNEPPGARMRVALTGLTMAEYFRDEQGADVLLFIDNIFRFTQAGSEVSALLGRMPSAVGYQPTLATEMGKLQERITSTNKGSVTSIQAIYVPADDYTDPAPATTFAHLDATTNLERKLSEMGIYPAVDPLASTSRALSPEIVGAEHYAVATGVQRTIQRYRELQDIIAILGMDELSDEDKQTVERARRIQFFLSQNFHVAEQFTGQKGSYVPVKETVRSFKEILDGKHDHLPEDAFRLVGSIEEVVEKAKSMGVEV
- the atpG gene encoding ATP synthase F1 subunit gamma, with product MVNLREIKGRINSTKSTKQITKAMQMVSSSKLRRAEQNAKAYVPYMEKIQDVVGAIASGTKDSGHPMLTARPVKKTAYLVIGSDRGLAGAYNSSILRQVQRTINERHKSKDEYVVLAVGRVVRDYFVKRDHNVISSVVALPDQPSFADIKEIARNAVGMFIDGTYDELYMYYNHFVSAIANEVTEKKLLPLTDIATVSSKASYEFEPSGEAILEVLLPQYAESLVYGALLDGKASEHASRMTAMKNATDNASDLIGDLSLQYNRARQAAITQEITEIVGGAAALE
- the atpA gene encoding F0F1 ATP synthase subunit alpha, translating into MGIKAEEISSLIKQQIENYESELKVSEVGTVIRIGDGIALAHGLDNAMAGELLEFSNGVMGMAQNLEEGNVGIVILGPYTDIKEGDEVRRTGRIMEVPVGEELIGRVVNPLGQPVDGQGPINTTKSRPIESPAFGVMARKSVHEPLQTGIKAIDALVPIGRGQRELIIGDRQVGKTSVAIDTILNQNDQNMICIYVAIGQKESTVRGVVETFRKHGALDYTIVVTASASQPAPLLFLAPFAGVSMAEEFMLQGKHVLIVYDDLSKQASAYRELSLLLRRPPGREAYPGDVFYLHSRLLERAAKLNETYQNGSITALPFVETQAGDISAYIPTNVISITDGQIFLQSDLFNSGVRPAINAGLSVSRVGGSAQIKAMKKVAGTLRLDLAAFRELESFAQFGSDLDKITLAKLERGKRTVEVLKQDLNKPLKVEKQVAILYALTKGHLDDIPVQDIVRFESEFLSWLDTNHTNVLDHVRTTKELAPDAEYVAALTAFKKTFAKSE
- a CDS encoding F0F1 ATP synthase subunit delta, with amino-acid sequence MSNSTVAKRYAQALFEIAQQKNILAEVGADLNELTKVVTQSPDFLTLLNAPKFSIERKKQMVAEIFASATPEVLHTVQLLVEKKRVNEVKLIANAYAELAAQAQGSADATVFSTRELSAEESAKISAAFSKLVGKQSLNITNEIDPSLIGGIRVQIGNHIYDSSVVNKLERLKRELIG
- the atpF gene encoding F0F1 ATP synthase subunit B, with the protein product MFLDNLVLGAGGGFNGGDIVSTLVIFLVLMLLLKKFAWGPLMGIMQQREELVASEIEAAEKARKDSHKFLEEQKSLLKEARTEAQSIVEGAKKQGEMQKEEILTAARNEANRLKESALREIESEKEKAIAAVRDEVVSLSVLAASKVLSKEISEADNRALIEETIAKAGEAQ
- the atpE gene encoding F0F1 ATP synthase subunit C: MTGSLGLLAAAIAIGLGALGAGIGNGLIVSKTVEGIARQPEARGVLQTTMFIGVALVEALPIIAVVVAFIVMNK
- the atpB gene encoding F0F1 ATP synthase subunit A, translating into MNHEAPLVTIGFLTFNLSTVMMLLVAAIVVFLIAVISTRNLKLKPTGMQNFMEWIMDFVKNIIKSNMDWKTGGRFHILGITLIMFIAVSNLLGLPFSIVYDHELWWKSPTADPTVTMTLATMILVLSQYYGIKMKGTGHYVGTFFKPMSFMFPLKIIEEFANTLTLGLRLYGNIYAGEILLALIAGLAVSGPLGFVGAIVPMMAWQGFSIFIGFIQAFIFTMLTMVYMAHKVSDDH
- a CDS encoding ATP synthase subunit I: MLDLHHIFAVQKRALFFLLALCALGWGFTSFQTVFAGIAIGAFFGTYNFWILVRRMEKFDRSISEGKKIGSLGTALRFGSGVAAVAIAISLPNYFHLISTVIGLMIPYVVLFVERIVSHVRNH